In one window of Xiphophorus hellerii strain 12219 chromosome 23, Xiphophorus_hellerii-4.1, whole genome shotgun sequence DNA:
- the lrit3a gene encoding leucine-rich repeat, immunoglobulin-like domain and transmembrane domain-containing protein 3a: MHRLLCLHVFLCCLSMALSFCPSQCTCVFHGRVDGTGTRSVLCNDPDMSDIPVNVPVDTIKLRVEKTAVRRIPTEAFYYLVELRYLWITYNSITSVDTGSFYNLKVLHELRLDGNMISVFPWESLKEMPRLKTLDLHNNRLTSVAPEAIPYLVNITYLDLSSNKLTTLPSDLMDIWPPFNGVPISSNASQKVVLGLQDNPWFCDCKISKLIEISKMADTPVILMDLFLTCATPDNLAGVLFQRAELENCVKPSVMTSATKITSPLGSNVLLRCDASGSPTPALYWTKSDGSPVNNTVQESPGEGINWSIMSLHGIEHKDAGNYSCKAKNVAGAAIATISLTVAGTTSTTAPPVRPSVGTGPTSQGTAITPPTDISKSPLTAPTALPGSLTTPSAAQKPPKSISGNSSQRSSLKETKTQQGGSGKKLAADEKSKKTDSSRGLKDLEVVEQTADSAVLLWTAGGLLNDAPLTVVYSPYGEDDSKRTMETKAGSGKVLLDGLSPGMRYSVCLVAKGSTTGKDPCIDFYTEDSGQNILFFIISSIACILVLPLIALLIYKILALYCKGSNTSLDTNELEKESYVKFETISMKQRTLNSHPTELWARRPTNESERLLLCSRSSIDSQMTYKSDSSRSEYLC, translated from the exons TATTCCTATGCTGTCTCAGTATGGCTCTGTCCTTTTGTCCCTCGCAGTGTACCTGTGTCTTTCATGGACGGGTTGACGGAACAGGAACCAG ATCTGTTCTCTGTAACGACCCGGACATGTCTGACATCCCCGTCAACGTCCCTGTGGATACCATCAAGCTCCGAGTAGAGAAAACCGCAGTGCGGCGAATCCCAACCGAAGCTTTTTACTATCTGGTGGAGCTGCGATACCTCTGGATTACCTACAATTCCATCACATCAGTGGATACGGGAAGTTTTTACAACCTGAAAGTGCTCCACGAGCTGAGGCTGGATGGGAATATGATTTCCGTTTTCCCTTGGGAGTCCCTCAAGGAGATGCCAAGGCTGAAGACGCTGGATCTCCACAACAACAGACTCACCAGTGTTGCTCCTGAAGCCATCCCCTATCTAGTCAACATCACCTATTTGGATCTCTCCAGCAACAAACTAACTACCCTGCCCTCTGACCTTATGGATATCTGGCCACCTTTTAATGGTGTGCCCATCTCTTCTAATGCCTCTCAAAAAGTCGTGTTAG GCCTTCAGGACAATCCTTGGTTCTGTGACTGTAAAATCTCAAAGCTGATAGAGATTTCCAAAATGGCTGACACCCCAGTGATCttgatggatttatttttgaccTGTGCCACGCCAGACAATCTAGCCGGTGTCCTTTTTCAGCGTGCTGAACTTGAGAATTGTGTGAAACCATCAGTGATGACCTCTGCTACCAAGATAACTTCGCCTTTAGGCAGCAATGTCCTCTTGCGATGTGATGCCTCAGGATCTCCGACTCCAGCTCTTTATTGGACCAAGTCAGATGGCTCTCCAGTCAACAACacag TTCAGGAGTCACCCGGGGAAGGCATTAACTGGTCCATCATGAGCTTGCATGGAATCGAGCATAAAGATGCTGGGAACTATAGTTGCAAAGCAAAGAATGTTGCTGGCGCTGCAATAGCCACCATTTCTTTAACGGTGGCTGGTACCACGAGCACTACTGCTCCCCCAGTACGACCCAGCGTCGGAACTGGACCAACCAGCCAAGGCACAGCGATCACTCCTCCGACTGACATTTCTAAATCACCGCTCACCGCACCAACAGCCCTTCCTGGATCACTAACAACACCTTCTGCTGCCCAAAAGCCACCCAAATCAATCTCTGGCAACAGTTCTCAGAGAAGTTCGCTCAAAGAGACCAAAACCCAGCAAGGAGGTAGTGGCAAAAAATTAGCAGCGGAtgagaaaagtaagaaaaccGACAGCTCAAGAGGTCTCAAAGACCTGGAGGTTGTAGAGCAGACGGCTGACAGTGCAGTGCTGCTCTGGACTGCAGGCGGATTGTTAAATGATGCCCCACTTACTGTTGTGTATTCACCCTATGGGGAGGATGACAGTAAGAGGACGATGGagacaaaagcaggaagtggaaaagtGCTTCTTGACGGACTGTCTCCTGGAATGAGGTACTCAGTTTGCCTTGTAGCAAAAGGTAGCACCACTGGAAAAGATCCTTGCATTGACTTCTACACAGAGGACAGTGGGCAGAACATACTTTTCTTTATCATAAGCAGTATCGCCTGCATTTTGGTTTTGCCTCTAATTGCTCTGCTCATCTACAAAATTCTTGCCCTTTACTGCAAAGGAAGCAACACGTCTTTGGATACAAATGAGCTGGAAAAAGAAAGCTATGTCAAATTTGAGACAATCTCAATGAAACAAAGAACTCTGAACTCGCACCCAACTGAACTCTGGGCAAGAAGACCGACGAATGAATCTGAGCGTCTGTTGTTGTGCTCCCGGTCAAGCATCGACTCTCAGATGACCTACAAGAGTGACAGCTCTCGCTCGGAGTATCTCTGCTGA
- the egf gene encoding pro-epidermal growth factor yields MLAAMIKTALVFFLVQSTGNLVLGAACWDERLSGAGRNSSCTPSQPFLLFGHGKSIHRMSLGGKNHRRLAAGTGSSILLDFHFREERLYWVDRRTGIIYKASVQGAHRQKLYSSDKHISGLTVDWVGNGIFWTSSRKGQIKKMDLNGKNERTILRHLSQPSFINVDPTHRYLFWLSDGSEIQRSDLSGQMKMTVLKLEEQLEALSVDREDKRLFWVQLGLQGERAVASCDYSGNSLHIMDLPLQSQSLGISVFLENVYYADAAAGVIRKINKYTGGRPVDVNDKPMVKPPVDIKVVHPIIQPMADTSSLFPGCNDQSGSCVNVCSRLEEQGVCQCSEGFALSNHGTHCEDVNECAHWNHGCSLGCENIPGSYFCTCPKGYTLLPDRKTCREITPCGGIIKCGHGCIATEDGAMCVCPEGSVLQEDGHTCTGCSSADRGGCSQLCSSITPSRWQCRCLPGYRLHQDGKRCIATGPPAFLIVANLMDVRRMNPDGTEEQTLVKEPRGTILALDFDPVHHRVYFASTSQRTIERIDLNTGSRDVLVSDGLDSPEGLAIDWVHHTMYWSDRSKSAVDCSTLDGLKRKTVVKEGLEKPRGIAVHPQAKKLFWTDTGAQPVVESATLEGSSRVIIASTGLMSPTGLTIDFTDDRLFWCDQMRGLIETAALDGSDRRVLIENQVGRPFDLAVFEDRLWISEWEHQQIRSVHKRTGQKLQRIRGSLVQPASVVVVHPLAKPGANACLHLNGGCAQKCESNQGLSHCSCLPHFTLSADGKSCLSVSSSNVTAESGDETSNLTSLKNRTLHEESIISLAGDNRKAGFISDGGTEPALFTEKMIADQNDCYSLHCAVSARCVLEAGNPLCLCQEGFTGDGQTCLALESTSPKVTSQTPMDVTTRHHNRNAAEKCPPSHDAYCLYHGVCVYFPELKIYACNCVRGYLGERCQFSDLEWLELQQAEKEKERNLVIGGCMVALIFILSITACITYCIRSRRLVLKQTSEDNVSEISVTDESMSETTTTSVPRIYMVTENGVNKEAIHPDPRRPACSPCATETAIKPMSEQPASIFKHDKEYGNLKLPDATIETAQPAAHRLSPSPSNSNTDNSSSVKPETQ; encoded by the exons ATGCTGGCTGCAATGATTAAAACAGCACTGGTCTTCTTTTTGGTGCAAAGCACTGGAAACTTGGTGCTCGGCGCAGCGTGTTGGGATGAACGCCTTTCAGGAGCGGGAAGAAACAGCAGCTGCACGC CCTCTCAGCCTTTCCTCCTGTTTGGTCATGGTAAATCAATCCATCGGATGAGCCTGGGTGGAAAGAACCACAGACGGCTTGCTGCTGGAACAGGAAGCTCCATCCTTCTCGACTTTCATTTCAGAGAAGAGAGGCTTTACTGGGTCGACAGGCGCACCGGCATCATCTACAAAGCATCGGTGCAAGGAGCACACAGACAG aaacTGTATTCATCTGACAAACACATCTCTGGGCTCACAGTGGACTGGGTTGGGAACGGGATATTCTGGACGAGCAGCAGAAAGGGTCAAATCAAGAAAATggatttaaatggaaaaaatgagaggacaattttaagacatttgtcTCAACCAAGCTTTATAAATGTTGATCCCACTCACAG gtATTTGTTTTGGCTGTCTGATGGATCAGAAATCCAGCGATCTGATCTCTCAGGTCAAATGAAAATGACTGTTTTAAAGCTGGAGGAGCAACTTGAGGCTCTGTCGGTTGATCGAGAAGACAAACGGTTGTTCTGGGTTCAGCTTGGTCTCCAAGGAGAGCGAGCCGTTGCTTCCTGTGATTACAGTGGGAATTCACTTCACATCATGGACCTGCCACTTCA gTCTCAGTCACTTGGAATATCTGTTTTTCTGGAGAACGTTTATTACGCTGATGCTGCGGCCGGCgttataagaaaaataaacaaatacactGGAGGACGACCGGTGGACGTTAATGATAAACCGATGGTCAAACCTCCGGTGGACATAAAGGTGGTCCATCCAATCATCCAGCCAATGGCAGATACTTCCTCACTATTTCCAG GCTGCAATGACCAAAGTGGAagctgtgtgaatgtgtgttccCGTTTAGAGGAGCAAGGGGTTTGCCAGTGCTCTGAAGGCTTTGCTCTCAGTAACCATGGCACTCACTGTGAAG ATGTGAATGAATGTGCCCACTGGAACCACGGCTGCTCTCTTGGCTGTGAAAACATCCCAGGCTCATATTTCTGCACCTGCCCCAAAGGATACACCCTCCTGCCAGACCGGAAGACATGTCGAG AAATAACCCCATGTGGCGGCATCATAAAGTGTGGACATGGTTGCATAGCAACAGAAGATGGGGCCATGTGTGTTTGTCCTGAGGGATCTGTTCTACAGGAGGATGGACACACTTGCACCG GTTGCTCTTCAGCAGACAGAGGTGGCTGCAGTCAGCTCTGTTCCTCCATCACTCCGAGTCGCTGGCAGTGCAGATGTCTTCCTGGGTACAGGCTCCACCAAGATGGCAAACGCTGCATTGCAACTG GACCTCCTGCCTTTCTAATTGTGGCCAATCTGATGGATGTGAGAAGAATGAACCCAGATGGGACGGAGGAACAAACTCTAGTGAAGGAACCCAGAGGAACAATCttagctctggactttgacccCGTCCACCACCGT GTCTACTTTGCCAGCACCAGCCAGAGGACAATAGAGAGGATTGATCTGAACACTGGCTCAAGAGACGTTCTTGTCTCTGATGGTTTGGACTCTCCAGAAGGACTGGCAATCGACTGGGTTCACCACACTATGTACTGGTCTGATAGAAG CAAGTCAGCTGTTGACTGCAGTACACTAGATGGACTGAAGAGGAAAACTGTTGTGAAAGAAGGCCTGGAAAAGCCAAGAGGAATTGCAGTTCATCCCCAAGCGAA GAAGTTATTCTGGACAGACACCGGCGCTCAGCCTGTGGTAGAAAGCGCCACTCTGGAGGGAAGCAGTCGTGTGATCATTGCCAGCACCGGCCTCATGTCTCCCACTGGTCTGACCATCGACTTCACTGATGATCGACTCTTCTGGTGCGACCAGATGAGGGGCCTGATAGAAACAGCAGCTTTGGATGGTTCTGATCGACGGGTCCTAATAGAGAACCAAGTAG GACGTCCCTTTGACCTCGCAGTATTTGAGGACAGGCTGTGGATATCTGAGTGGGAGCACCAACAGATAAGGAGCGTCCACAAGCGGACAGGGCAGAAGCTGCAGCGTATCCGTGGCAGCTTGGTTCAGCCAGCATCAGTGGTGGTGGTGCATCCCCTCGCTAAGCCAG GAGCAAATGCTTGTCTTCACCTGAATGGAGGTTGTGCTCAGAAGTGTGAAAGCAACCAGGGACTTTCACATTGCTCCTGTTTGCCTCACTTCACCCTGTCAGCTGATGGAAAAAGCTGTTTGTCTGTCAGTTCTTCAAATGTTACTGCAG AATCTGGCGATGAAACCTCCAACTTAACATCtctgaaaaacagaacattacATGAGGAGAGCATCATCTCACTGGCGGGTGATAATAGGAAGGCTGGTTTCATCTCAGATGGAGGGACTGAACCAGCTCTGTTCACAGAAAAGATGATTGCAG ACCAGAATGACTGTTACTCGCTCCACTGTGCTGTGAGCGCCAGGTGTGTGCTGGAGGCTGGGAACCCTCTCTGTTTGTGTCAGGAAGGCTTTACAGGTGACGGACAGACATGTCTGG CACTGGAGAGTACTTCTCCGAAGGTAACATCTCAAACCCCCATGGATGTGACCACCCGGCACCACAACCGCAACGCAGCAGAGAAGTGCCCCCCCAGCCATGACGCCTACTGTCTGTACCACGGAGTCTGTGTCTACTTTCCTGAGCTAAAGATCTATGCCTGCAA CTGTGTCCGAGGCTACTTAGGGGAAAGATGTCAGTTCAGTGACCTGGAATGGCTGGAGCTCCAACAGGctgagaaggagaaggagagaaaTCTGGTCATTGGAGGTTGCATGGTGGCGCTCATTTTCATCCTTTCCATCACAGCCTGTATCACCTACTGTATCCG ATCTAGGAGACTCGTCCTCAAACAGACCTCAGAGGATAATGTGAGTGAGATCAGCGTGACTGATGAGAGCATGTCTGAGACGACCACCACCAGCGTTCCTCGT ATCTACATGGTAACAGAAAATGGTGTCAACAAGGAGGCCATCCATCCAGATCCAAGGAGACCTGCCTGCTCACCATGTGCTACAGAAACAG CCATCAAACCTATGTCTGAACAGCCGGCATCAATCTTCAAACATGACAAAGAATATGGGAATTTGAAGCTTCCAGATGCCACCATAGAGACCGCCCAGCCTGCCGCCCATCGCTTGAGTCCTTCACCATCAAACTCAAACACAGACAATTCTTCATCTGTCAAACCAGAAACACAATAA